DNA from Debaryomyces hansenii CBS767 chromosome A complete sequence:
ACATTTCGACTAATTTTGAATCTCAGCTGAAACTAAAGGATTTGCGAAACTTAGATATCGACAGTCCTAGCATCAACGAAGCtatcaagaaaattgaattaaatcAGAAGCGGTTGAAGAATCgtaaaatatcatcaaagAAAAGCTGGTACGGGTTATTTGGAGGTAACAGCAAACCTACTTTCAATCTAAGAGAAGATTTGCCTGCCCTGACTATCCCATCTGAGGGAACCGGGATTAGACGAGAAAGAACACCTCTCGTTAGCGATGAAAATATGAGTTACCCCGTTAACCCTTCCGCAAACCTtgaaaatacaaatatagaTATCAACAGTCATTACAAGCATAAGATAAACCAGATAGAAAAGGAGTTGACCAAGTTGGATCAGCTCATTGATTTAACTAATACAGACATATCAACCCTTACTCAGGAGTTGAACTTAAACTTCAACGACTTTTTGGTTAGGGTCGAGAAGAAATGGCTTGTGATCATGTTGGAGTTTATCAAGAACGGTAAACAACTATTTAAGGACAACCTTCAAAATTGGAACGAATGTAAGGTGTTTATAAATGACTTataaatcttcatttaaTATCATATACTTATGAATGCATAAACGTAATTCAACACCTCATGGTAATCTACTGCCAGACCTAAAATAGTAGCAGGCACtcaattcataaattgTTCAGCCCTATCCCGTGTATTCCAGTTACAAATAACTCTGGAACCAAAACAAGGCGTAAGAACGAGTCAGCAATCTCACAGATCATGACCCCGTCCTACAAAAAGCTATATTTCCCTCAAAAAGTAAGCACCGGCTCCGATTTATTCTCTTTACCTAACTACAACGTTACACTTCACAAATAACCAACATTCTGCGTTCTCCATTTGAGTCTACATATCTACATCTCATCGTATGCGATGGCACTTTCTAAACCCTCTTCCTGCCATAAATAGTTTTTCTATATGCCAGATTTTAGCTGACACATTTTTCTGTGGAAAGGCAACTCCACTATCTGCGGCATTTGGATGAGCTCAGCGACTATTTCAGTTGTTCTTGCGGAACACATTGTGCACCAAACTCTCCTCTTGTCTCCGCTGCCTAGACATCCACCACAGTTACTTTATATTTGTGTCCGAACTCCGAACCCTTACAATTGTATGTTATACTCCGTAAATTGACACATcgaatatatatatatatatatatatgtattatGAACTTTAAGCTTACGTTAGAATTTTCACTATGTCAGGTCATCGCAGGCTGTACGCTTGAGTGACAAATTTTATCTCTTCACTCTGGAACATTTGACCTGTAGCGATGGAGCCGATTGATATAACCGATTCTATGTATCCTCTATCGGAGTAAGTTTCACAACCATTTGCCGTGCCACTAATATATGGGTGTAGGGATGTGTTGATATCCTTGACTGGCAAAATGGAGCACCGAGTTATTTGCGAGTCAGTCATCCGAGTCAGAGCTCAGTTGCTTCTGTGGCCGAGTCAAACCGTTGCAGCTCTAACACATAAAACTTTTTCCTAGTATATAAGGACTAGGGAGTCCATATATAAGAGGGAAAAAAGAAGGTGAATGTACACCAATTCAACAAACTAGCTTCTAATATACTTCAACAGTTAGATTCGAATAGAAAGATACGCACAGCATTAGATATGTCGTTACCAGTTGAAACATTGCGTGATTCGCAGCCATTTATCAAGACCTCTTTGGTGGAAGTTACTAAGGACTTGCCAAATAAACCGCCATGCCGtgttttcttgaagaatgaaTATGAACAACCATGTGGTAGTTTTAAATTGAGAGGCATTTCCAATTTGATTTACAGACTGATTCAAAAAGCCAAAAAGGAAAAGATTGACAAGACACTCTACGTGTTTGCATCAAGTGGAGGAAATGCCGGGTTGGCAGCAGCATACCTGGCGCGTTACTTTAGGATAGGATGCACCGTTGTTTTGCCAACCACATCAAAGCCAGAGATTATTGAGAAATTGCAGAGCTATGGGGCCAAGACTATTATGCACGggaaaaatattaatgaagcCGACGGATACTTGAAGAACATGATGAGAAACATAGACTTAAACATTTACCCAATCTATTGCCATCCATTTGACAATCCATTAATATGGGAGGGTCACTCGTCGTTAGTGGACGAAGTATACCAAGAACAATTATCCTATAACGACTCACAAAAAGTCAAAGGTATTGTGTGCTCTGTTGGTGGAGGCGGCCTTTATAACGGGATTATGAAGGGCCTTGAACAAAACAAAACAAACAAAGATACAAGCTTGATGCTTGTTGAGACTAACCAGGCTCCAACTTTGTTGGAAACAATCAAGGCTGGAGAAGTCTTTACATTAGATTCGGTCAACTCATTAGCCACCTCACTTGCATGCTCATACTTGTCTGAACAAAGTTTAGACAACTACTATAATTCTAAATTCAAGACTTATGTCGATTCGATCGACGACTTAGATGCCATTCAAGGcttaattgatttttataGTAATTCCGGTGTTGTTGTTGAGCCAGCTTGCGGTACTGCATTGTCATTAGTATACAATAGAATGGATATATTGACAAAGCATTATACTAATTTATCCCCCGAtgatatcattattgtCGTTGCTTGCGGGGGCTCATGCACGAATTTAGAGGGTGTTGAAAACTTCAAGAAGATGCTTAACACTACATGCAAGCTTTAGATCCAAGTTTATTTCGTGAATATATCAGTAAATATGCTATATAGTTTTAATCTTTTTAAAAAAACGATAAAATCtgatgatttgaattgCCTTAACcaaaaatagataatataGATTAATACATCCATCCTACTAGAACTTACTATGCTAATTACTGTTACTTCGATTGTACATCTATTACTATAATCTActtatattgaaatatagtCACATGATTTAGTACTCAtctaatatcaaaaagCGCTTGGTCTATACTGAGCTATTGAATATCGGTAGTCATTAATGGGAAATTTAGAAGCAAATGATGTCGGTAATAACTCGAGGAAATACAATCACCCGTTTGAACCGTATGATATCCAAATACAGTTGATGGATGCAATTTATGATgcaattgataattataAAATCGGGTTATTTGAGAGTCCAACTGGTACAGGTAAAACGTTGTCTTTAATCTGTTCGTCTATGACATGGTTACGTGAATACAAAAAGAATTCAACATTCAGGGAGACTGAAGACTCTGAGTCTGAAGACGAACCAGAATGGGTTAAGCAGGCATATCAAAAGACTATTGCAAATAGGACAAAAGTGCGGGCCCAGGAGTATGAGAGGTTGTTAGACGATTTACTGGAAAATTATGATGTTTCCAAAGTAAGTGTATTACCTGAGAAGAAGGTAAAGAGACAGAAGCCtgaacaagaacaagatgaaaatttcataCCTGCTGATTATTATAGTGATTCTGAGTTGGATTCGAAGTATGAAAACGATAAATTAACGTCCGAGATCAACGAACTATTATCCAGGGTAGATGGCCCCAAGGAAACGGTGGAGCCAGTAAATGACTGTCCTGTTAAGATTTTCTTTTCCTCGAGAACTCATTCCCAATTAAGCCAATTTTCtcatcaattgaatatgacggaatttgaatcatcaTTAGATAATATTCCAGAAAGAATAAAGTTCTCTCCTCTAGCATCAAGGAAGCAGTTATGTATACACCCCAAAATCTCGAAGCTTTCTAATGTTTCAAGTATTAATGATGCGTGCATCGATTTGCAACAAAGTTCAAAGAATAGCTGTGAGTATATTCCAAAACTTCACAATACCCAGTCTGAAGAGATAGTCAAGAAGTTTTCTGATCTCAGCTTCACAAAAATTcatgatattgaagactTGGGTAAATTGggtaataaattgaaaatatgcCCATATTACTCTGTAAGAAAAGGAATCGATGTTACTGAAATAATCGCGTTACCATATCAAATGCTACTTCAAGATTCAACTAGGCTGGCacttaatttgaatatagatGACtctataataattattgatgaagctCATAATTTGTTGGATGTGATTAGTTCTATATACTCGGTTTCTATTACCAGTAATGAACTATCGGATATCACGAAGtccttgaaattttatcttaataaattcattaaaagaTTGAATAGTGGGAATAGAATAAACATCATGAAACTTATCAAATTGTGTCAAGTTTTAGAAAAGTTCATCTCGTCCAATTCAAAGGATGGAAAGATTAAACATGGTGATGAGATTATAACAAgtgatatttttgaaggAACTACTGGGGACCTTGTAAATATTCACAAGATAGAGCAGTTCTTAAATAAATCCAAGATTGCTTATAAGATAGAGAGTTATATGCAAAAACTTAATGATTCAGAGTCCATAAAAAATAGATCGAACCCcctattattcaaaataaccaagtttttgaaatgtTTAACAAATCCTTCGAAAGAAGGTAAATTTTTCTGGGATAAGACGAATGATTCTGtttctattaattatatGTTATTGGACCCAAGCGAAATCTTTAGAGATATCGTGAAAAGGGCTAGATGTGTTTTGTTATGTGGGGGCACTATGGAACCTATGAATGATTACACTAATTATTTGTTTCCCTACATACCACCTgaacaaataaagaaatttagTTGTGGACATATCATACCCCAGGAAAATTTAGAGGTTTTCCCTATAGGTAATTACaatgatatttcatttgaatttctgTTTGACAAACGGAACAACAGTAAGATGATAATTGAACTAGGACATGCAATTTTGAACATCATAGAATCAACCCCTGATGGAATTGTTATATTCTTTCCAAGTTATAAATATCTTAATGTTGTAATGAATGTATGGAGGCAAAATAAGATAATTGAATCTTTAACCAAAGTAAAAgcaatatttcaagaacCTGAGGACTCGTCCAAAGTTGAGAAAGTTCTCAATGACTATTCAAGTACCAATAAATCTGAAAAACACAGCGCCTTGTTGCTTTCAGTAGTAGGTGGAAAAATGTCGGAAggtattaatttttcagatgAATTAGCAAGGGGAGTGATAATGATTGGGCTACCATTTcccaatatattttcagcTGAACTAATCGCcaaaagaaaattcattgaagaatcaaCAATTGCAAAAGGAGGAACAAAATCGCAGGCGATGGTGAATGCTAAAAATTTCTATGAAAACATCTGTATGAGAGCTGTCAATCAAAGTATTGGTAGAAGTATTAGACataaaaatgattattcaattatttatttatttgatcaAAGGTATGGACTGGATAAAATTCAGGATAAATTAAGTGGTTGGGTTAAACAGAAACTATTTACAAGAGGTAGATGTACTGATTTTAATCAGGTTATAAAAGAAACTCAGGATTTTTTCAGACAAAAATTATTAGGTTAGGTTtatagaaatattctttatgATGGATAGACAACATCGCTTCTTAAAACCCATTTAACACCATCCTCGACAAGCTCTGCCTCGTGTCTTAAGCAGTCGTCACCATGTTTGTGCAACAAGGCCATTCCTTTACTGGGATGAACATTCAAGTGCTTAGCACTCGAGTAATCAGGATAAAAAATTGTACCTCCGCCTTTAAACTCATCATCACCAGTCAAATATATGAGCAATGTCCATTTAGTAATGcctttttgattatttttatcttctgtCAAGGGACATATCACCGACTCATCATAGTGCTGTCCAAAATGGTGTCCCTTCCTATACCTATATATTCTTAATTGTGAATTTAAAGCTATTGCATCATTAAATATCAGTTTCACATCATTGtcgtcatcatcttcgTATTCGACGTCTCGCAATAATATCTTTTGTAGATATGACCACAAGTTTCTTGAAGCATCAAAGTCAACACTAAAACCTCTGTCATTAAACCTTGCAGCGTAGTCTTTACTTTTAATCAACGGCGTTGTTTCCATTTTTAAGTCAGGAGAGCTTTCAAACGACTTAATTAGTTCATTGCAGAGTTCATTACTAAAAAACTTTTccactattattatttgatcaCTGATTAAAGTTTCTGGTTGAGGTTTAAAGAATTGTTTAGAATAATTAATCAgcaaattattgaaattatcaggaaacttgaatttcttcaatagtTTAGAATCAGTCTTTAACACTTTGGAATCATTTTTAGATTTTTTAGGTGGCATCTTGCAACAAAGAAGATGGAGAATTTAGTCATAAACGAAATGTTATCTACTCACTTTTTACGAGCGCAGagttttgataatatacaaaattttatttacgtctaaatatataattacaaCAGTGATTCTAAGGAAATAAGTAAACTGTATGTTTCTCTTGGCATCTTATATTGTACCATACCAGCATAAATCATACAGTTCTTTGCAATGGTCTTTAAGTTGGAcaattcttctctttcattACTTGAGGTTTGATAACGCTTCGTTAAGATagaataattcaattgcGACACGGACGTCATTACCATTATCAACAAAGATGGGATAACTTTGATCAATGTATCATCCAATGTGTTATGAACAAATTCTGCCATTTTTCTGATTTCAATTAAACcattagatttattaacAGGTAATAATcctaatttattaatttcaattattacGTCATTCCAGTTCTTATTCATAAACAAGTCTCTGATGTGAATTATtggtaataataaatcgCAAGTTTCCTTTTTGGAAGGACTGATTCTATCCAAAATAAAACTGTTATTGTAGAAAAGCTTCATTATGTGTTgagataataatataatattattatctataGTATTTTCAGATTGTATTTCGccattgatattttcataattaccataattaattaatggTTTATCTAATTCGGTAGTTGATAACGTTTCacctaataatttattgattaacGAAACAACCGTATCAAAATCTTGGCACAATtggtataataataatgcatCAAAGATTctaccttcttcttcacaTCTAATAGCAGATGTTTCGATGATTTgcttttgaaattgttccaaattagataaattaattaaagatCTTTGTTTCTCTAAAATCCCGGGTATCTTGTTCCCATTATTTTGGTTCAACTCACCTAACAACATGTTGAATTCTCTTGAAATCAAGATTAATTCTCTTAAAGCTTCATGACATTTGgatatttcttcctttGAATCACCACCTTTTGACATGGCAATCAAGATGAGATATTGGCAAGCAACCATTGGGTCACtgatcttgaaaaatctcGTGTATGAACCTAACAATCTACTGAAGTTAATCTCGTAttcatttgatgaatttatgaaaattaACTCgtctttattattgaaactTGAAACTTTCAATAATCCGTAATAACACAATCCGATTGCTAAATGAACAGCATCACATTCGTTTATCAGATCAAATGCATATTCCACAGCCAACTCGTATAACCCTACcattattaaagttttTAAGTATAAAGGGTTGTTGgaagatgaattgaacTTCTTAGGTCCTAATTGAATAACTTTCTTTTGTAAGTTTTCCAAGGAatagttttcaaaaattaaacttgatgaattcaagTCAAAGCTGAACTCATTAATTATGGATAAGTGAAACCAAAGCCAATCCTCAATActtaaattaatttcatctggcaattttttcttcgATAAGTCACATTTTCCAATAAGTTTATATACTGAATATTTGAACGGATCGAAGTTACCCTTCAAgtcatcattaataaatgcaAACTGTTGATTAAATTCAGCATTTAATCTTTCATTCAATTCCATAGGTAAGTTAATGcaatcattttcaacaaacTTCTTTATGTAAACTGGGAAGttcttatcaaatttattgaaaagatcTTTATTTTGTGATGCCAACTCTAGAGCATCATTATATAAACCACTTCTTAATAAGTAGAATATCAATGCCCATATTGGAACACCATTAACGTTCAAGGTTTGATCTACAAATCCCGTATTATTCTTCATGATGATTctatcaataaaatatgaaaCCTTGTCAATGTTAATTGATGTAGAGAACTGCTTCTTTTTATCATCCTTAGTGTAGATTTCGTCCATATAGTTATAAAACTGCTGTTCCAAGTAATTTTTACTTCTTTGTATGACTTGCTTTCTAAATTTCATGGAATTGGTATGATCAGCAGTCTGGTACGTTTCAAAAAACTTTTGTTCTTGATTAATCTTATTTGTTTTTTCGTTTGTCAACTCGATAAGTATTTTCCAGGCCTCCGAAATTTGTCTTGACTTCAAATCTGAATATgacttattcaattcttcaaaactTAAAGCTATTGGAAAGaacgaattatttaatCTAGCCtcattcaattgatataCAATCTGGGCATTGTTCTCGAATTTTTCTCTCgtcaaattctttaaaaatGATGTAGATTTATTGGTCGATAATGGCGTTAATACATTATAATTACCGGGGATGGACTTGTTCCATGTTACAGATTTGGTGGGTTTCGACACCTTATGCGATGTGTTTTTCTGAGGACTGCCGATTCCAAACGATTTTCTCAATTCGTCTCGACGTACTTTCCAGTCGATGGAAAcattttcattgatgaaCTGATTGAAGTCTTTCGACGCCGATACCAAAGACTGCTCAATAGCCGCCAAAATATTCTCGTCCTTCTTGTCGTTCAAGTAGCTAtcgatattattattaactgCATTCGAAACAGTCTGCGATTCAAGTGGCTTCACTGGCACCTCAATCGAGTTCAATTCGTTCTCGATCTCTTCTGCGCTTACCCCACTCGACGCCAATAAATAATGTGCCTTGGTGAAGTTCTGtccttcattatcattccTCTTTCTTAGCTGGTTCgattttttcttcaaccCATTCAATGTCAAGTGAATTGATCCTAAATCTGAATTATTTGGCTTGGGTAAATTATTAGCGGACTCTAATAAATCCTGCAATAATCTCGACGATGTATGAGCATTACTACTTGGGATTGTACCACTAACATTACCGCTGCTAGGTATAGCGCCAGCGTCACTTCTATTTCCCATTTGCAAGCTTTCATTGACTCCTCCAGTTGCTAGATTGGTTCCTCCTGTTCCACTCGAACCACTCGAACCACTCAATCCATTACATTGACCAAAAAATGACATCTATTATCTGATTCCTCTACAAAATGtgtatattcaattaaataagaGTGCTATTTGTTATTCTTTTTTACCTACAGTTAACCAAATCTTgatcaaaaaatttgttACCCGGCCATTTCCTCATTTGTTACACAAAATCCATTTTTTTCACCCAATTTTCCGCTATAAAAGCATCGGGCGATTTagttgatttaatttttttcccttttcttcattaactTTGTCCAAAAGTAATCCATCACATAGACAGTGCATTATTATGATTCCTGTAATTGCGTGATTCGAGCCAGTATTTGGTTTCGGATCGGGCAGACATATTACGGGGATGCAATCATGAAGAGATGCGATAGTTGATGGAGAGAAAAAATTGTGTCTTTTAAGAACCTGTCTggattcaaatttgaaagagaGGTGTCAGTAGATCCATATATTTCACTCGTAGACCGTAGATTTTATATGAGCTGTCGACGGGAGACCGTTGGTTGTAGGGGATTTGGCCGGTAT
Protein-coding regions in this window:
- a CDS encoding DEHA2A02068p (no similarity); protein product: MTDSQITRCSILPVKDINTSLHPYISGTANGCETYSDRGYIESVISIGSIATGQMFQSEEIKFVTQAYSSR
- a CDS encoding DEHA2A02090p (similar to uniprot|P25379 Saccharomyces cerevisiae YCL064c CHA1 L-serine/L-threonine deaminase) — encoded protein: MSLPVETLRDSQPFIKTSLVEVTKDLPNKPPCRVFLKNEYEQPCGSFKLRGISNLIYRSIQKAKKEKIDKTLYVFASSGGNAGLAAAYSARYFRIGCTVVLPTTSKPEIIEKLQSYGAKTIMHGKNINEADGYLKNMMRNIDLNIYPIYCHPFDNPLIWEGHSSLVDEVYQEQLSYNDSQKVKGIVCSVGGGGLYNGIMKGLEQNKTNKDTSLMLVETNQAPTLLETIKAGEVFTLDSVNSLATSLACSYLSEQSLDNYYNSKFKTYVDSIDDLDAIQGLIDFYSNSGVVVEPACGTALSLVYNRMDILTKHYTNLSPDDIIIVVACGGSCTNLEGVENFKKMLNTTCKL
- a CDS encoding DEHA2A02112p (similar to uniprot|P22516 Saccharomyces cerevisiae YPL008w CHL1 Conserved nuclear protein required to establish sister-chromatid pairing during S-phase); this translates as MGNLEANDVGNNSRKYNHPFEPYDIQIQLMDAIYDAIDNYKIGLFESPTGTGKTLSLICSSMTWLREYKKNSTFRETEDSESEDEPEWVKQAYQKTIANRTKVRAQEYERLLDDLSENYDVSKVSVLPEKKVKRQKPEQEQDENFIPADYYSDSELDSKYENDKLTSEINELLSRVDGPKETVEPVNDCPVKIFFSSRTHSQLSQFSHQLNMTEFESSLDNIPERIKFSPLASRKQLCIHPKISKLSNVSSINDACIDLQQSSKNSCEYIPKLHNTQSEEIVKKFSDLSFTKIHDIEDLGKLGNKLKICPYYSVRKGIDVTEIIALPYQMLLQDSTRSALNLNIDDSIIIIDEAHNLLDVISSIYSVSITSNELSDITKSLKFYLNKFIKRLNSGNRINIMKLIKLCQVLEKFISSNSKDGKIKHGDEIITSDIFEGTTGDLVNIHKIEQFLNKSKIAYKIESYMQKLNDSESIKNRSNPLLFKITKFLKCLTNPSKEGKFFWDKTNDSVSINYMLLDPSEIFRDIVKRARCVLLCGGTMEPMNDYTNYLFPYIPPEQIKKFSCGHIIPQENLEVFPIGNYNDISFEFSFDKRNNSKMIIELGHAILNIIESTPDGIVIFFPSYKYLNVVMNVWRQNKIIESLTKVKAIFQEPEDSSKVEKVLNDYSSTNKSEKHSALLLSVVGGKMSEGINFSDELARGVIMIGLPFPNIFSAELIAKRKFIEESTIAKGGTKSQAMVNAKNFYENICMRAVNQSIGRSIRHKNDYSIIYLFDQRYGSDKIQDKLSGWVKQKLFTRGRCTDFNQVIKETQDFFRQKLLG
- a CDS encoding DEHA2A02134p (similar to CA3941|IPF4754 Candida albicans), with protein sequence MPPKKSKNDSKVLKTDSKLLKKFKFPDNFNNLSINYSKQFFKPQPETLISDQIIIVEKFFSNELCNELIKSFESSPDLKMETTPLIKSKDYAARFNDRGFSVDFDASRNLWSYLQKILLRDVEYEDDDDNDVKSIFNDAIALNSQLRIYRYRKGHHFGQHYDESVICPLTEDKNNQKGITKWTLLIYLTGDDEFKGGGTIFYPDYSSAKHLNVHPSKGMALLHKHGDDCLRHEAELVEDGVKWVLRSDVVYPS
- a CDS encoding DEHA2A02156p (similar to uniprot|P34077 Saccharomyces cerevisiae YFR002w NIC96 nuclear pore protein); amino-acid sequence: MSFFGQCNGLSGSSGSSGTGGTNLATGGVNESLQMGNRSDAGAIPSSGNVSGTIPSSNAHTSSRLLQDLLESANNLPKPNNSDLGSIHLTLNGLKKKSNQLRKRNDNEGQNFTKAHYLLASSGVSAEEIENELNSIEVPVKPLESQTVSNAVNNNIDSYLNDKKDENILAAIEQSLVSASKDFNQFINENVSIDWKVRRDELRKSFGIGSPQKNTSHKVSKPTKSVTWNKSIPGNYNVLTPLSTNKSTSFLKNLTREKFENNAQIVYQLNEARLNNSFFPIALSFEELNKSYSDLKSRQISEAWKILIELTNEKTNKINQEQKFFETYQTADHTNSMKFRKQVIQRSKNYLEQQFYNYMDEIYTKDDKKKQFSTSINIDKVSYFIDRIIMKNNTGFVDQTLNVNGVPIWALIFYLLRSGLYNDALELASQNKDLFNKFDKNFPVYIKKFVENDCINLPMELNERLNAEFNQQFAFINDDLKGNFDPFKYSVYKLIGKCDLSKKKLPDEINLSIEDWLWFHLSIINEFSFDLNSSSLIFENYSLENLQKKVIQLGPKKFNSSSNNPLYLKTLIMVGLYELAVEYAFDSINECDAVHLAIGLCYYGLLKVSSFNNKDELIFINSSNEYEINFSRLLGSYTRFFKISDPMVACQYLILIAMSKGGDSKEEISKCHEALRELILISREFNMLLGELNQNNGNKIPGILEKQRSLINLSNLEQFQKQIIETSAIRCEEEGRIFDALLLYQLCQDFDTVVSLINKLLGETLSTTELDKPLINYGNYENINGEIQSENTIDNNIILLSQHIMKLFYNNSFILDRISPSKKETCDLLLPIIHIRDLFMNKNWNDVIIEINKLGLLPVNKSNGLIEIRKMAEFVHNTLDDTLIKVIPSLLIMVMTSVSQLNYSILTKRYQTSSNEREELSNLKTIAKNCMIYAGMVQYKMPRETYSLLISLESSL